The DNA segment AATGAGAACCTTCTTTCGGCTGAACTGAAGAACCCCTTGTTCAAGCAAACACAAACAACGCCCCACGCAACTGTTTTGagcaccaaatccaaaaggGTCACGAGCTCTGCCTCTGACCAGCCACTAGAGTACCAGTAGAAGTAATTAAACAAACAGAGGAGAAAACTGAAAGCAGAGACGCCCAGAGAAACAAACACGGTCGTTTTAAAGAGGGTGTTGTCGAGATTCTCCTTAGATTCATCCCTGACACGTGTCGTGAATTTGTTCCAAACCCATGACAATGAAACGGCGACGAGCAACAGAAGGTGGAGGAAGCAGGAGAAGCCATGAAGAAAAACGGGTTGGAGGAGAACATCTTTAGAAAGGTGTATGTGGGAAAGGGGCAAGAAAAGAGGCAACATGGCAATTAGAATGAACGACGAAAAACAACATGTGCTGAACTCAAAATGAGATGTGTACTTGGAAGAATGGGACAGTGTAAGATTGTGTGAAAGATGAAGTATTTGAGGTCAATAAAGAGTAGGAAATTGTGAGCAGAAAAGTGAAGTAAAAAAGGAATTGAAGAGAGAAATAGCAGAAGAGATACAAGAATCTGAGTTTAATATGACAGAGACTATGCCAACAATGGAAGAGAGAGTCTGTGACAATGCAGAAGTTTTAAGACTAGAATATAGAAAAGTTTTAAGAATGTATGATGATATCTTTACTTCATACactttatataatatttaagacAATGACATTAATATTAAACAATGTAATGAgtgttttaaatttataaaactgTCGAATATATCTTTCATATCTTGAATTAATTAGTCATTTACCACAGTCACTCATACAGATACAGATGAATGTTGTTATCTAATATAATAATACATTTAAACAaagcataattgattatatctAATATCTATGTtaagttattttaataattttttaattacttttattttcttccCTTTTTATCTCAGTCTGGTTTATTTGCTTATTCAAAAGAAGAACTGGAAAATTATAAGTACTTTTAGTGGTTTATTTTTGACTCATTCAGTGTAATccgttttaaaaatatattcttgaGGTACTCATCTGGGTGGAAACTTTATCGAACTAGTGATAAAATATCTGGATGAACAACTGGGTATATTATATTCTTGCCtttcatcttattttttttaactacgTAACAATTTTTATACTTTAAGAAGCACTTACCTACCTCCATTACTTGATTTTCGAGATAGAAGGTCTTATAGAGAACAAAGTGGTGGTTTATTTTACTGTGTATAAATATTTTCTCATAATAATTTCTTCCTTCACCTAGAGTACCAGTAGAAGTAATTGAACAAACAGAGGACAAAACTGAAAGCAGAAACACCCAGAGAACATGGCATTTAAAATgaagatgaaaaacaaaatttgctGAACTCAAAATGAGATGTGTAGTTGGAAGAATGGGACAGTAAAAGACAGTTTGAAGATTTTGAGGTTATAAGCAGTGGAATAATAAGATGTCTTGGTCTTTATGAAATAATAAATCTAATGCTATATCCTCTAAATCAATCACAACCTAAGAACTCTTTATTATTTTCCTAAAATTACTAATATTCAAATGAAATGTTAAACAttcaactattttatatttagtagtTATTGTAAcacttaaaattatatatttggaCAAAAATATGCATACTACAACTTAAGCTTTGATCACTCTATTGCATACTTCATCACACTCTCAGCAGCAACAAAGCATAGCCAGGTACGTTTCAAATCATGATATGGActgtaaaatatattatttttattctattttaaatttcatataaaatagtttcaaatATAACATCAAAAAAACATCAAAGTCGGACCAACCCGCGTAATAGTCATGAGTTATATagtataataatttttgtaaaatactATACATTTAAGATTTTATATTTGGAAAGaacttttataatatatttgaaacaactttataaatttatcgTATTTAGAAATAGACTAgaattttatagaaaattattcaaaattataatgGGGTTCACAATCcttcaaacaaaacaaatattgcttataaacaaaattaattaattttatcatGCAATTAGTAAATGAATGAAAGATTATCATACAGgataatttagttttaaattttaaagacaaCACAAACTTGCTATATTTATAAACCTTGAAACACTATTACAAATTCACCACaactaaagaaaataaaacaacatataAAGTATCACATTTAGCTGATTTATTCTTTCATGAGTCCTCAACTCAACACATAACTAAGTTAACCACCAAACATTCTCACAAGCAACTCAGGCTTTCCAATTAGAAATACAAAACTTCCCATCACCACTCCAAATACCATTCCACACCCATATCCTATAGCCACTGCTTCCCAACCAAATCCAAATTTCTCTTCTCTCCACAATGTTTCTGAAGGTGGAGAATGTTGATCATGCTTCTCCCCACATTTCACTAACAATGGAACTCCACATAAGCCCAAGTTTCCCTCATAGGAATCATTCAAAAACGAACCAAACTGCTTTCCTTGAGGTATTTCTCCCACAAGATTATTATAGGAAAGATTCAACACTTCAAGAAATTTCATATTCACCAATTCTGTAGGAATCCTACCAGTCAGCTTATTTGAAGAGAGATCCAATGACTCCAATTTAATAAGATTTCTCATGGATTGGGGAATAGGACCACTGAGTCTATTGTGGGAGAGGTTCAGTCCAATGAGTGCTTTAAGCTCTCCAATTACATTTGGAATCTCTCCTTCAAATTTGTTTCCTGATAAATCAATGCTAACAAAGTTTGTTGGAATTTTTTTGAATGGCACACTCGTGCCTTTTGTTGTTACAGTCGTAGGTGAATAATATACTCCAATAAAAGATGGCAATCGCATGTATTGCTGTGGATTTCCAACCACCTCATCTTGAACAATATTCTTCATGGATTCAAAACTTTGCATGTAGTCTTCTGGAATTGGGCCGCTGAAGTTGTTGGATGAGATATCAAAAATTTTCAAACTTGGAAATCCATGCTTGGTCTTGAACATGGCAATGGGACCATGCAACTTATTAGCCCGCAAAACCAACACTTGCAAATATGGTAGAGTCGGAAGCCAGTGGGAAAATGTATCTTCTATTTGATTGTTGCCAAGATTTAAAAGCTCCAGTTGCAAGCAGTTGGATAAAGATTCTGGCAAAGAACCTTCTAATCGGTTGTCATTGAGATTCAGACTCGTCATGACACTGTTCTTTGAAAAGGTATTTGGCAAAGTTCCATTAAGTCTGTTCATTTCTAGATTCAAAATTGCAAGAGACGATGAACTCGCAAGGCATTGTGGAATGGTACCTGTCAACTTGTTCTTGGACAAATCGAGAATCTGAAGTGAACTTGCATTGCAAATTGATGAAGAGATAGCATCAGTGAGTAAGTTGTAACTTAGATCAAGATATCCGAGTTGGTAGTTCCTAGAGAATTGGTCCACTGGCGTTGTCAAAAAGTTTTGTGCTAGGTCTACAACAACTAAAGAATCCATTTCATGCAACCAATTGGGTACTTTTCCATTCAATTTGTTGTTGGACAAGATGAGATATTTCAAAACGGGTACTTTTCTTGATAATTTTGGAAATTCGGTTAAACCCAAAGAAGACAAGTCCAACATCTCTAAGCGGGAGAAACTATAATTGACACTTGATTCAAAGTTTAGTGATAATTGACTTAAATTTGAAAGGTAaagattttcaagattttgTAACTTGGAGAAAAGTGAAAAATTTACAGAACCACTGAAGTTGTTCGATGACAGAGATAAATAAGTAAGGTTGACAAGGTTTGAAATGGATTCTGAAATATTGCCCTGTAGCTTGTTGTCACTCAAATCTAGATCCTGCAAGGAATATGAGGAGATTGCAGATATATGACCCGTTAATTGATTATTCGATAGAAATAAATACAGCAACGATGGCAAAGAGAAACACCAAGAAGGAATTGTACCATTTAGCAAGTTGTCAGTCAAGGATAACCAAGCTAGATTTGGAAACCTTGTTATTTTGCTGGGTAGAGGTCCCTCTAATTTATTACTTGATATATCCAAGAAAATGAGGTGTTGAAGATTTGAAATTGTTGATGGCAGCTCACCTTGGATATTGTTTTCACATAAATCCAATTCTTCAAATCTGTTTGATTGATGAAATACATTTGGTATTTGACCACTAAGATGATTATAACGGAGAAGCAAAACATTTAGACGCGGAAGGGTTAAGAGTGAGGATGGAATTGAACCATTGAGGGAATTGTCTGAGAGGTCCAATAAAGTAAGACTTGTAAAGTTAGAGAAAGAAAGAGGGATTGGCCCTTGGAATTCACAACTTGAGATTTGTAAGACATTGAGAGAAGCTGAACTACAACTCAGGATTGGAAGTTGGCCTTGAAGGTCAAAATTTTCAGATAGATCTAGGTATTGTAGATTTGGCAAACAAAGAATGTCATTTGTCAACTTTCCCTTCAACCCAATTCCTCCAAGACTTAGAGTGATGAGAGAGGAAGACAAATTGAGTGACCTCATTGAAGTTGATGACAAATCTGTATGACTCAAAACTATCACCCTTAATTTGGTTGCATTTTGGAGCACCCTCTTCCATGTGCCTTCCTTCCACTTTAACTGAAACTCATCATACTGTGGGAGAGAAAGATCAAGTGATTGTAATTTGGAAAGATGTGAGATTTGAGGAGGAATTtcaccttcaaagtttgaagaAGACAAGTTGAGGTGTGTGAGGTTCACAAACTGACCTATTGGAGATGGAATCTGAGACTTGGAGAAGTCATTGAAAGCAAGATTGAGTGATTGCATATGTGAAAGACTGAAAAGGGTACTGTTTGCATTGATTTTACCCTGAAGCCCAGCACATGCAAGGTCGATGGCAGTCACATGACCAGAAATGGGGTGACATGTGACACCAGACCAAGAGCAGCAATTTGTTCCATTTTCCCATGTTGCTATAGTTGGATAAACCTGATGGCAATGATAAGAAGAATACATAGTATTAATAGTTAAGGAGGCCTTGAAGTGAAGCAGTGCAAGGTTGTCATGGGGGTGACAGAAGGAATGGGAGAATGAAAAATGAAAGAGCAGAAAATTGCAACACACAGGAAACAACCACCACATTCCCATGGATGGTTTCATTCTAACACAGAGACTTAGTATAAAGGAGATATATATGGAAGGATAAGGAATTAAAGATGAATATTTATAGCCAAATTAAATGTTGAGATAAGGTTTTGGTGGTTAAAATGAAGCTTTGATTGTGGTCCTAGACTCCTAATTTGGCATAGAAAGAAAATTTCAAACGCTTCTGTTCATTCGGTTAGAAGTCATTGTCGTCATTAAAACTCTTTCACCTATACATACAAGCATGAACTTCAAAGTCATTtaacatcattttttttttatcagcaatgaataaattaaattagagGGTTACTTCAGGGGTAACCCAACCCATATACACAATCACAAAGTTCCATTCCTTGTGATATAGAGCAAAATCAATTACCCAAAAGTTCTGAAACTTTAGATGTCAAAAACCTACAACTAATTGATTCCAAACTGGTGTACACAGGTGTAAATTCTGCACCAGTTTTTCCTAAAACTATTACCAACATCagcattaaaacaaaataatagtaGCT comes from the Phaseolus vulgaris cultivar G19833 chromosome 8, P. vulgaris v2.0, whole genome shotgun sequence genome and includes:
- the LOC137825450 gene encoding receptor-like protein 9DC3, whose amino-acid sequence is MKPSMGMWWLFPVCCNFLLFHFSFSHSFCHPHDNLALLHFKASLTINTMYSSYHCHQVYPTIATWENGTNCCSWSGVTCHPISGHVTAIDLACAGLQGKINANSTLFSLSHMQSLNLAFNDFSKSQIPSPIGQFVNLTHLNLSSSNFEGEIPPQISHLSKLQSLDLSLPQYDEFQLKWKEGTWKRVLQNATKLRVIVLSHTDLSSTSMRSLNLSSSLITLSLGGIGLKGKLTNDILCLPNLQYLDLSENFDLQGQLPILSCSSASLNVLQISSCEFQGPIPLSFSNFTSLTLLDLSDNSLNGSIPSSLLTLPRLNVLLLRYNHLSGQIPNVFHQSNRFEELDLCENNIQGELPSTISNLQHLIFLDISSNKLEGPLPSKITRFPNLAWLSLTDNLLNGTIPSWCFSLPSLLYLFLSNNQLTGHISAISSYSLQDLDLSDNKLQGNISESISNLVNLTYLSLSSNNFSGSVNFSLFSKLQNLENLYLSNLSQLSLNFESSVNYSFSRLEMLDLSSLGLTEFPKLSRKVPVLKYLILSNNKLNGKVPNWLHEMDSLVVVDLAQNFLTTPVDQFSRNYQLGYLDLSYNLLTDAISSSICNASSLQILDLSKNKLTGTIPQCLASSSSLAILNLEMNRLNGTLPNTFSKNSVMTSLNLNDNRLEGSLPESLSNCLQLELLNLGNNQIEDTFSHWLPTLPYLQVLVLRANKLHGPIAMFKTKHGFPSLKIFDISSNNFSGPIPEDYMQSFESMKNIVQDEVVGNPQQYMRLPSFIGVYYSPTTVTTKGTSVPFKKIPTNFVSIDLSGNKFEGEIPNVIGELKALIGLNLSHNRLSGPIPQSMRNLIKLESLDLSSNKLTGRIPTELVNMKFLEVLNLSYNNLVGEIPQGKQFGSFLNDSYEGNLGLCGVPLLVKCGEKHDQHSPPSETLWREEKFGFGWEAVAIGYGCGMVFGVVMGSFVFLIGKPELLVRMFGGFEGLAGLAVTYGLNLNVIQAWLIWNLCNMENKIISVERILQYTCIPSEPPLVADENRSDPSWPSNGEVDIQDLQVRYAPHLPLVLRGITCKFPGGLKTGIVGRTGSGKSTLIQTLFRIVEPAAGQIMIDNINISSIGLHDLRSRLSIIPQDPTMFEGTVRNNLDPLEEYTDDQVWEALDKCQLGDEVRKKEGKLDSKVSENGENWSMGQRQLVCLGSVVLKKSKVLVLDEATSSVDTATDNLIPQTLRQHFTDSTVITIAHRITSVLDSDMVLLLSQGLIEEYDTPTRLLENKSSSFAQLVAEYTVRSMSSLDKSDDH